Proteins encoded by one window of Pelecanus crispus isolate bPelCri1 chromosome 8, bPelCri1.pri, whole genome shotgun sequence:
- the RSPRY1 gene encoding RING finger and SPRY domain-containing protein 1 isoform X3, with protein sequence MIVVALVVFYASRSLFQGLLLTLEHHIPCLLGALGASNMGNSCVCRDDSGAEDNVESRSRQTENSRVHVPEARSHPRDPVRPPRRGRGPHEPRRKKQNVDGLVLDTLAVIRTLVDNDQEPPYSMITLHEMAETDEGWLEVVQSLIRVIPLEDPLGPAVITLLLDECPLPTKDALQKLTEILNLSGAAACQDACHPAKHRNTTAVLGCLAEKLAGPASIGLLSPGILEYLLQSLNFQSHPTVMLFALIALEKFAQTILKEGRQFTYEKVDLTNIRAMLNSNDVSEYLKISPHGLEARCDASSFESVRCTFCVDSGVWYYEVTVITSGVMQIGWATKDSKFLNHEGYGIGDDEYSCAYDGCRQLIWYNARSKPHSHPCWKEGDTIGFLLDLQEKQMIFYLNGNQLPAEKQVFSSAVSGFFAAASFMSYQQCEFNFGAKPFKYPPSVKFSTFNDYAFLTAEEKIILPRHRRLALLKQVSIRENCCTLCCDEVADTELRPCGHSDLCMECALQLETCPLCRQEIQTRVRQISHIS encoded by the exons ATGATTGTAGTTGCTTTGGTTGTGTTCTATGCTAGCAGAAGCCTTTTTCAAGGTTTACTGTTGACTCTAGAGCACCACATTCCCTGCTTACTGGGAGCCTTGGGAGCTAGCAATATGGGAAACTCATGTGTTTGCCGCGATGACAGTGGAGCAGAAGACAATGTAGAATCTCGGAGTCGGCAAACAGAGAACAGTAGAGTACATGTACCTGAAGCAAGAAGCCACCCAAGGGACCCTGTCCGTCCACCCAGGAGAGGTCGAGGGCCTCATGaaccaagaaggaaaaaacagaatgtGGATGGGCTAGTACTTGACACGCTGGCTGTAATTCGGACGTTAGTAGATAA TGACCAGGAGCCTCCTTATTCAATGATCACGTTGCATGAAATGGCAGAAACAG ATGAAGGCTGGTTGGAAGTTGTCCAATCTTTAATTAGAGTTATTCCATTAGAAGATCCCCTGGGACCAGCTGTTATAACGCTACTACTTGATGAATGTCCACTGCCAACAAAA gatgCATTACAAAAGttaactgaaatattaaacTTAAGTGGAGCTGCTGCTTGCCAGGATGCTTGTCACCCTGCCAAACACCGGAATACAACTGCAGTACTGGGCTGCTTAGCAGAGAAGTTAGCAG GTCCTGCAAGTATAGGCTTACTCAGCCCAGGCATATTGGAATATTTACTTCAGAGCTTG AACTTCCAGTCCCATCCAACAGTGATGCTTTTTGCACTAATAGCCCTGGAGAAGTTTGCACAAACAA ttttaaaagaaggCAGGCAGTTTACATATGAGAAAGTTGACTTGACCAACATTAGGGCTATGCTGAACAGTAACGATGTCAGTGAATACCTGAAGATCTCACCGCACGGATTAGAG gCTCGATGTGATGCCTCATCCTTTGAAAGCGTTAGATGTACGTTCTGTGTTGATTCTGGAGTTTGGTACTATGAAGTTACAGTCATTACTTCGGGAGTGATGCAGATAGGATGGGCTACCAAAGACAGCAAATTTCTCAATCAT GAAGGTTATGGCATCGGGGACGATGAATACTCCTGTGCATACGATGGCTGCCGGCAGCTGATTTGGTATAATGCCAGAAGTAAACCACATTCCCATCCCTGTTGGAAAGAAG GAGACACAATAGGATTTCTACTAGActtgcaagaaaagcaaatgatcTTCTATTTAAATGGAAACCAGCTTCCTGCTGAGAAGCAAGTATTTTCATCTGCTGT ATCTGGCTTTTTTGCTGCAGCTAGTTTCATGTCCTATCAACAATGCGAGTTCAACTTTGGGGCAAAACCTTTCAAATACCCACCATCCGTGAAGTTTAGTACCTTTAATGATTATGCCTTTctgacagcagaagagaaaatcatTTTGCCCAG ACACAGGCGCCTGGCTTTGTTGAAGCAAGTGAGTATCCGAGAGAACTGCTGCACGCTTTGCTGTGATGAGGTGGCAGACACAGAACTCAGGCCATGTGGACACAG tgACCTGTGCATGGAGTGTGCCTTGCAACTGGAGACCTGCCCTTTGTGTCGACAGGAAATACAAACCCGAGTCAGACAGATCTCTCACATTTCATGA
- the RSPRY1 gene encoding RING finger and SPRY domain-containing protein 1 isoform X2, whose product MIVVALVVFYASRSLFQGLLLTLEHHIPCLLGALGASNMGNSCVCRDDSGAEDNVESRSRQTENSRVHVPEARSHPRDPVRPPRRGRGPHEPRRKKQNVDGLVLDTLAVIRTLVDNDQEPPYSMITLHEMAETDEGWLEVVQSLIRVIPLEDPLGPAVITLLLDECPLPTKDALQKLTEILNLSGAAACQDACHPAKHRNTTAVLGCLAEKLAGPASIGLLSPGILEYLLQSLNFQSHPTVMLFALIALEKFAQTSENKMTVSESCISDQLILLEKWTDNPDYLKRQVGFCAQWSLDNLFLKEGRQFTYEKVDLTNIRAMLNSNDVSEYLKISPHGLEARCDASSFESVRCTFCVDSGVWYYEVTVITSGVMQIGWATKDSKFLNHEGYGIGDDEYSCAYDGCRQLIWYNARSKPHSHPCWKEGDTIGFLLDLQEKQMIFYLNGNQLPAEKQVFSSAVSGFFAAASFMSYQQCEFNFGAKPFKYPPSVKFSTFNDYAFLTAEEKIILPRYREKLGETGFLLMPDWRNLASCVRAYLICDSTERLHSRLDTVALCVKKDHPYPTA is encoded by the exons ATGATTGTAGTTGCTTTGGTTGTGTTCTATGCTAGCAGAAGCCTTTTTCAAGGTTTACTGTTGACTCTAGAGCACCACATTCCCTGCTTACTGGGAGCCTTGGGAGCTAGCAATATGGGAAACTCATGTGTTTGCCGCGATGACAGTGGAGCAGAAGACAATGTAGAATCTCGGAGTCGGCAAACAGAGAACAGTAGAGTACATGTACCTGAAGCAAGAAGCCACCCAAGGGACCCTGTCCGTCCACCCAGGAGAGGTCGAGGGCCTCATGaaccaagaaggaaaaaacagaatgtGGATGGGCTAGTACTTGACACGCTGGCTGTAATTCGGACGTTAGTAGATAA TGACCAGGAGCCTCCTTATTCAATGATCACGTTGCATGAAATGGCAGAAACAG ATGAAGGCTGGTTGGAAGTTGTCCAATCTTTAATTAGAGTTATTCCATTAGAAGATCCCCTGGGACCAGCTGTTATAACGCTACTACTTGATGAATGTCCACTGCCAACAAAA gatgCATTACAAAAGttaactgaaatattaaacTTAAGTGGAGCTGCTGCTTGCCAGGATGCTTGTCACCCTGCCAAACACCGGAATACAACTGCAGTACTGGGCTGCTTAGCAGAGAAGTTAGCAG GTCCTGCAAGTATAGGCTTACTCAGCCCAGGCATATTGGAATATTTACTTCAGAGCTTG AACTTCCAGTCCCATCCAACAGTGATGCTTTTTGCACTAATAGCCCTGGAGAAGTTTGCACAAACAA gtgaaaataaaatgacagtTTCAGAATCGTGCATTAGTGACCAACTGATCTTGCTAGAGAAATGGACAGATAATCCAGACTATTTAAAACGCCAGGTTGGATTCTGTGCCCAGTGGAGTTTAGACAATCTGT ttttaaaagaaggCAGGCAGTTTACATATGAGAAAGTTGACTTGACCAACATTAGGGCTATGCTGAACAGTAACGATGTCAGTGAATACCTGAAGATCTCACCGCACGGATTAGAG gCTCGATGTGATGCCTCATCCTTTGAAAGCGTTAGATGTACGTTCTGTGTTGATTCTGGAGTTTGGTACTATGAAGTTACAGTCATTACTTCGGGAGTGATGCAGATAGGATGGGCTACCAAAGACAGCAAATTTCTCAATCAT GAAGGTTATGGCATCGGGGACGATGAATACTCCTGTGCATACGATGGCTGCCGGCAGCTGATTTGGTATAATGCCAGAAGTAAACCACATTCCCATCCCTGTTGGAAAGAAG GAGACACAATAGGATTTCTACTAGActtgcaagaaaagcaaatgatcTTCTATTTAAATGGAAACCAGCTTCCTGCTGAGAAGCAAGTATTTTCATCTGCTGT ATCTGGCTTTTTTGCTGCAGCTAGTTTCATGTCCTATCAACAATGCGAGTTCAACTTTGGGGCAAAACCTTTCAAATACCCACCATCCGTGAAGTTTAGTACCTTTAATGATTATGCCTTTctgacagcagaagagaaaatcatTTTGCCCAG GTATAGAGAGAAACTGGGGGAAACTGGTTTCCTGTTGATGCCTGACTGGAGAAACTTGGCATCCTGTGTTAGAGCCTATTTAATATGTGATAGCACTGAAAGGCTCCATTCAAGGTTGGACACTGTTGCTCTTTGTGTAAAGAAAGATCATCCCTACCCTACAGCCTGA
- the RSPRY1 gene encoding RING finger and SPRY domain-containing protein 1 isoform X4 has protein sequence MIVVALVVFYASRSLFQGLLLTLEHHIPCLLGALGASNMGNSCVCRDDSGAEDNVESRSRQTENSRVHVPEARSHPRDPVRPPRRGRGPHEPRRKKQNVDGLVLDTLAVIRTLVDNDQEPPYSMITLHEMAETDEGWLEVVQSLIRVIPLEDPLGPAVITLLLDECPLPTKDALQKLTEILNLSGAAACQDACHPAKHRNTTAVLGCLAEKLAGPASIGLLSPGILEYLLQSLNFQSHPTVMLFALIALEKFAQTSENKMTVSESCISDQLILLEKWTDNPDYLKRQVGFCAQWSLDNLFLKEGRQFTYEKVDLTNIRAMLNSNDVSEYLKISPHGLEARCDASSFESVRCTFCVDSGVWYYEVTVITSGVMQIGWATKDSKFLNHEGYGIGDDEYSCAYDGCRQLIWYNARSKPHSHPCWKEGDTIGFLLDLQEKQMIFYLNGNQLPAEKQVFSSAVHRRLALLKQVSIRENCCTLCCDEVADTELRPCGHSDLCMECALQLETCPLCRQEIQTRVRQISHIS, from the exons ATGATTGTAGTTGCTTTGGTTGTGTTCTATGCTAGCAGAAGCCTTTTTCAAGGTTTACTGTTGACTCTAGAGCACCACATTCCCTGCTTACTGGGAGCCTTGGGAGCTAGCAATATGGGAAACTCATGTGTTTGCCGCGATGACAGTGGAGCAGAAGACAATGTAGAATCTCGGAGTCGGCAAACAGAGAACAGTAGAGTACATGTACCTGAAGCAAGAAGCCACCCAAGGGACCCTGTCCGTCCACCCAGGAGAGGTCGAGGGCCTCATGaaccaagaaggaaaaaacagaatgtGGATGGGCTAGTACTTGACACGCTGGCTGTAATTCGGACGTTAGTAGATAA TGACCAGGAGCCTCCTTATTCAATGATCACGTTGCATGAAATGGCAGAAACAG ATGAAGGCTGGTTGGAAGTTGTCCAATCTTTAATTAGAGTTATTCCATTAGAAGATCCCCTGGGACCAGCTGTTATAACGCTACTACTTGATGAATGTCCACTGCCAACAAAA gatgCATTACAAAAGttaactgaaatattaaacTTAAGTGGAGCTGCTGCTTGCCAGGATGCTTGTCACCCTGCCAAACACCGGAATACAACTGCAGTACTGGGCTGCTTAGCAGAGAAGTTAGCAG GTCCTGCAAGTATAGGCTTACTCAGCCCAGGCATATTGGAATATTTACTTCAGAGCTTG AACTTCCAGTCCCATCCAACAGTGATGCTTTTTGCACTAATAGCCCTGGAGAAGTTTGCACAAACAA gtgaaaataaaatgacagtTTCAGAATCGTGCATTAGTGACCAACTGATCTTGCTAGAGAAATGGACAGATAATCCAGACTATTTAAAACGCCAGGTTGGATTCTGTGCCCAGTGGAGTTTAGACAATCTGT ttttaaaagaaggCAGGCAGTTTACATATGAGAAAGTTGACTTGACCAACATTAGGGCTATGCTGAACAGTAACGATGTCAGTGAATACCTGAAGATCTCACCGCACGGATTAGAG gCTCGATGTGATGCCTCATCCTTTGAAAGCGTTAGATGTACGTTCTGTGTTGATTCTGGAGTTTGGTACTATGAAGTTACAGTCATTACTTCGGGAGTGATGCAGATAGGATGGGCTACCAAAGACAGCAAATTTCTCAATCAT GAAGGTTATGGCATCGGGGACGATGAATACTCCTGTGCATACGATGGCTGCCGGCAGCTGATTTGGTATAATGCCAGAAGTAAACCACATTCCCATCCCTGTTGGAAAGAAG GAGACACAATAGGATTTCTACTAGActtgcaagaaaagcaaatgatcTTCTATTTAAATGGAAACCAGCTTCCTGCTGAGAAGCAAGTATTTTCATCTGCTGT ACACAGGCGCCTGGCTTTGTTGAAGCAAGTGAGTATCCGAGAGAACTGCTGCACGCTTTGCTGTGATGAGGTGGCAGACACAGAACTCAGGCCATGTGGACACAG tgACCTGTGCATGGAGTGTGCCTTGCAACTGGAGACCTGCCCTTTGTGTCGACAGGAAATACAAACCCGAGTCAGACAGATCTCTCACATTTCATGA
- the RSPRY1 gene encoding RING finger and SPRY domain-containing protein 1 isoform X1, with the protein MIVVALVVFYASRSLFQGLLLTLEHHIPCLLGALGASNMGNSCVCRDDSGAEDNVESRSRQTENSRVHVPEARSHPRDPVRPPRRGRGPHEPRRKKQNVDGLVLDTLAVIRTLVDNDQEPPYSMITLHEMAETDEGWLEVVQSLIRVIPLEDPLGPAVITLLLDECPLPTKDALQKLTEILNLSGAAACQDACHPAKHRNTTAVLGCLAEKLAGPASIGLLSPGILEYLLQSLNFQSHPTVMLFALIALEKFAQTSENKMTVSESCISDQLILLEKWTDNPDYLKRQVGFCAQWSLDNLFLKEGRQFTYEKVDLTNIRAMLNSNDVSEYLKISPHGLEARCDASSFESVRCTFCVDSGVWYYEVTVITSGVMQIGWATKDSKFLNHEGYGIGDDEYSCAYDGCRQLIWYNARSKPHSHPCWKEGDTIGFLLDLQEKQMIFYLNGNQLPAEKQVFSSAVSGFFAAASFMSYQQCEFNFGAKPFKYPPSVKFSTFNDYAFLTAEEKIILPRHRRLALLKQVSIRENCCTLCCDEVADTELRPCGHSDLCMECALQLETCPLCRQEIQTRVRQISHIS; encoded by the exons ATGATTGTAGTTGCTTTGGTTGTGTTCTATGCTAGCAGAAGCCTTTTTCAAGGTTTACTGTTGACTCTAGAGCACCACATTCCCTGCTTACTGGGAGCCTTGGGAGCTAGCAATATGGGAAACTCATGTGTTTGCCGCGATGACAGTGGAGCAGAAGACAATGTAGAATCTCGGAGTCGGCAAACAGAGAACAGTAGAGTACATGTACCTGAAGCAAGAAGCCACCCAAGGGACCCTGTCCGTCCACCCAGGAGAGGTCGAGGGCCTCATGaaccaagaaggaaaaaacagaatgtGGATGGGCTAGTACTTGACACGCTGGCTGTAATTCGGACGTTAGTAGATAA TGACCAGGAGCCTCCTTATTCAATGATCACGTTGCATGAAATGGCAGAAACAG ATGAAGGCTGGTTGGAAGTTGTCCAATCTTTAATTAGAGTTATTCCATTAGAAGATCCCCTGGGACCAGCTGTTATAACGCTACTACTTGATGAATGTCCACTGCCAACAAAA gatgCATTACAAAAGttaactgaaatattaaacTTAAGTGGAGCTGCTGCTTGCCAGGATGCTTGTCACCCTGCCAAACACCGGAATACAACTGCAGTACTGGGCTGCTTAGCAGAGAAGTTAGCAG GTCCTGCAAGTATAGGCTTACTCAGCCCAGGCATATTGGAATATTTACTTCAGAGCTTG AACTTCCAGTCCCATCCAACAGTGATGCTTTTTGCACTAATAGCCCTGGAGAAGTTTGCACAAACAA gtgaaaataaaatgacagtTTCAGAATCGTGCATTAGTGACCAACTGATCTTGCTAGAGAAATGGACAGATAATCCAGACTATTTAAAACGCCAGGTTGGATTCTGTGCCCAGTGGAGTTTAGACAATCTGT ttttaaaagaaggCAGGCAGTTTACATATGAGAAAGTTGACTTGACCAACATTAGGGCTATGCTGAACAGTAACGATGTCAGTGAATACCTGAAGATCTCACCGCACGGATTAGAG gCTCGATGTGATGCCTCATCCTTTGAAAGCGTTAGATGTACGTTCTGTGTTGATTCTGGAGTTTGGTACTATGAAGTTACAGTCATTACTTCGGGAGTGATGCAGATAGGATGGGCTACCAAAGACAGCAAATTTCTCAATCAT GAAGGTTATGGCATCGGGGACGATGAATACTCCTGTGCATACGATGGCTGCCGGCAGCTGATTTGGTATAATGCCAGAAGTAAACCACATTCCCATCCCTGTTGGAAAGAAG GAGACACAATAGGATTTCTACTAGActtgcaagaaaagcaaatgatcTTCTATTTAAATGGAAACCAGCTTCCTGCTGAGAAGCAAGTATTTTCATCTGCTGT ATCTGGCTTTTTTGCTGCAGCTAGTTTCATGTCCTATCAACAATGCGAGTTCAACTTTGGGGCAAAACCTTTCAAATACCCACCATCCGTGAAGTTTAGTACCTTTAATGATTATGCCTTTctgacagcagaagagaaaatcatTTTGCCCAG ACACAGGCGCCTGGCTTTGTTGAAGCAAGTGAGTATCCGAGAGAACTGCTGCACGCTTTGCTGTGATGAGGTGGCAGACACAGAACTCAGGCCATGTGGACACAG tgACCTGTGCATGGAGTGTGCCTTGCAACTGGAGACCTGCCCTTTGTGTCGACAGGAAATACAAACCCGAGTCAGACAGATCTCTCACATTTCATGA
- the ARL2BP gene encoding ADP-ribosylation factor-like protein 2-binding protein translates to MMETSDEENFGVAISSPSDAEFDAVVGYLEDIIMDDDFQLIQRTFMEKHYQEFDDSEENKLIYTSIFNEYISLVEKYIEEKLLDQIPGFNMAAFTMSLQQHKDEMAGDIFDMLLTFTDFLAFKEMFLDYRAEKEGRSLDLSSGLVVTSLNKSSISSS, encoded by the exons ATGATGGAGACTTCTGATGAAGAAAACTTTGGTGTAGCTAT ctcCTCCCCTTCTGATGCAGAGTTCGATGCAGTTGTTGGCTATCTGGAGGATATTATAATGG ATGATGATTTCCAGTTAATACAGAGGACTTTTATGGAGAAGCACTACCAGGAGTTTGATGACTCGGAAGAAAACAAGCTCATCTatacttctatttttaatgaatat atcTCTCTAGTAGAGAAATACATCGAAGAAAAATTGCTTGATCAGATTCCTGGTTTTAATATGGCTGCTTTCACAATGTCATTGCA ACAGCACAAAGATGAAATGGCAGGTGATATATTTGATATGCTTCTCACGTTTACTGACTTTCTGGCTTTCAAAGAAATGTTCTTGGATTACAGAGCT GAAAAAGAAGGTCGAAGTCTGGATTTAAGCAGTGGGTTAGTAGTGACTTCGTTAAACAAATCATCAATATCCTCCTCCTAG